A part of Oncorhynchus masou masou isolate Uvic2021 chromosome 30, UVic_Omas_1.1, whole genome shotgun sequence genomic DNA contains:
- the LOC135522553 gene encoding transcriptional repressor NF-X1-like, with protein sequence MAECSVKDSQDLNPDGPSSRQKQNQHQSRRGRARVDHNRTWSSPNNYVPLPQQQQDHFHHGVKSSHDNVLVNFHPPPHHREDVQRGRGRGGNGSCGGGGRGSRGRNPRWNRPGVEIGIGPLGLPGGHHGLVGGGYRPGTLHMERGPPIDGPSWRRDPGGRGGEVGPTHEDHQDTRPKKPRRFSQEPRRGERSSKGHPHSLDKQENQENHATGGGGGGWDPVEPREETRSLEIGTRNRKGGRTEDRNPHVDPRKKFQEPKRSQGPIKEYPQERKEPERGASGRDILPVHHDKLGPSTEEEPNWRGQGKCTPLQDRGQRRTPKYDYRPGQRRGDNMPNKSKETQTGCLIEQLSEEKYECMVCCEVIRVMAPVWSCLSCFHVFHLNCIKKWACSPASQADETNDGWRCPACQNVVFQPPNTYKCFCGKVTNPEFQRSEIPHSCGDMCGKKRSGADCKHPCNILCHPGPCPQCPAFVTKACICGRTSQPMRCGQATAIHCDKQCDLILNCTEHTCTQVCHNGLCQPCQLQVQQVCFCGVVYREVLCGTDKDCFDGSGHFSCQKACGKMLDCEAHRCKQLCHRGPCQPCPRSPRLVRNCPCGQTALAKLLELGYPERRSCSDPIPSCGKKCNKPLPCGSNETIHICEKLCHEGCCGPCTLTSTIKCRCGLKINDVPCATIQNEDGLIFTCEKRCLKKRSCGRHKCGELCCVGVEHTCSLVCGYKLNCGLHRCQELCHRGNCQPCWQTSFDELACHCGGTVLFPPIACGTKPLECKNLCTRRHKCDHQVFHNCHSEEKCPPCTYLTQKWCMGKHERRSNIPCHLQDISCGLTCNKVLLCDLHRCHRICHRGECLAKDACRQPCVLPRADCGHPCNAPCHKGTSCPRNTCAAKVALQCDCGRRKETVVCTEAASAHQRYAAIAMASKLSDMQLGDSVDIGLITKKEMKQAKLECDEGCAALERNRRLAVALQSYPSVDPFNIRTSSSTYSDSLRGDARKDLKFVSEVEEEIKNLVELASKGKLSKRSHCFPPMNREHRKIVHELAEVYNVESVSYDSEPKRNVVITAIRGKSACPNSTLTSLIERDTGVSRAPPPIAHIKHSKTDGVSSWSKAVKEEPAIDYFDVQD encoded by the exons TGCCGCAGCAGCAGCAAGACCATTTTCACCATGGGGTCAAATCATCTCATGACAATGTCCTAGTAAACTTCCATCCTCCTCCCCACCACAGAGAGGATGTACAGAGGGGTCGAGGAAGAGGGGGTAATGGAAGTTGTGGGGGAGGTGGCCGGGGCTCAAGGGGCCGGAATCCGAGGTGGAATAGGCCTGGGGTTGAAATTGGCATTGGGCCCCTTGGCTTACCTGGGGGCCACCATGGACTGGTTGGTGGAGGCTACAGGCCTGGAACACTCCACATGGAGAGGGGACCCCCCATTGATGGGCCTAGCTGGCGTCGAGACCCTGGGGGCCGGGGGGGAGAGGTGGGGCCTACCCACGAAGACCACCAGGACACCCGGCCTAAAAAGCCCCGGAGGTTCAGCCAGGAGccacggagaggagagaggagctctaAAGGACATCCTCACTCTCTGGACAAGCAGGAGAACCAGGAAAACCATGctacaggaggagggggaggaggctggGATCCGGTTGAGCCCAGAGAAGAAACCCGATCATTAGAAATTGGAACCAGAAACCGTAAAGGCGGTAGGACTGAGGACAGGAACCCCCATGTTGACCCTCGAAAGAAATTCCAAGAGCCAAAGCGAAGCCAGGGGCCGATCAAAGAATATCCCCAGGAGAGGAAGGAGCCTGAAAGGGGAGCCAGCGGCAGAGACATCCTCCCTGTCCATCATGACAAACTGGGCCCCAGCACTGAAGAAGAGCCCAACTGGAGGGGTCAGGGGAAATGCACCCCCCTGCAGGACAGAGGCCAGAGGAGAACACCCAAATATGACTACAGGCCTGGACAGAGGAGGGGGGACAACATGCCCAACAAGAGCAAGGAGacacagacag gTTGCCTGATTGAGCAGCTGTCCGAGGAGAAGTATGAGTGCATGGTGTGCTGTGAGGTGATCAGGGTGATGGCACCTGTCTGGAGCTGTCTCAGCTGCTTCCATGTCTTCCATCTCAACTGCATCAAGAAGTGGGCCTGCTCCCCAGCCTCACAGGCAGACG AAACAAATGATGGGTGGAGGTGTCCAGCTTGTCAGAATGTTGTCTTCCAACCCCCAAACACCTACAAGTGCTTCTGTG GCAAAGTGACCAACCCGGAGTTCCAGCGTAGCGAGATCCCACACAGCTGTGGAGATATGTGTGGGAAGAAGAGGAGCGGAGCAGACTGCAAGCACCCCTGTAACAT CTTGTGTCACCCCGGGCCTTGTCCACAGTGTCCTGCCTTTGTCACCAAAGCCTGCATCTGTGGAAGAACCAG TCAGCCAATGCGGTGTGGCCAGGCCACTGCCATCCACTGTGACAAGCAGTGTGACTTGATCCTCAACTGTACCGAACACACCTGTACCCAGGTGTGCCACAACGGACTGTGCCAGCCGTGCCAACTACAGGTCCAGCAGG TGTGCTTCTGTGGTGTTGTCTATCGGGAGGTGCTGTGTGGGACGGATAAAGACTGCTTTGACGGCTCAGGACACTTCTCCTGTCAGAAAGCATGTGGCAA GATGTTGGACTGTGAGGCCCACCGATGCAAGCAGTTGTGCCACCGTGGGCCGTGCCAGCCGTGCCCACGCTCCCCCAGACTGGTGAGGAATTGCCCCTGTGGGCAGACGGCCTTGGCCAAGCTCCTGGAGCTGGGCTACCCTGAGCGCCGCAGCTGCTCTGACCCCATCCCTTCCTGTGGCAAGAAATGCAACAAGCCCCTGCCCTGTGGATCCAACG AGACCATCCACATCTGTGAGAAGCTGTGCCACGAGGGCTGCTGTGGCCCCTGCACACTCACCTCCACCATCAAATGCAGATGTGGTTTGAAGATCAAT GATGTTCCCTGTGCAACCATCCAGAATGAAG ATGGACTGATTTTTACCTGTGAGAAGCGCTGCCTCAAGAAGCGCTCCTGTGGCCGACACAAATGTGGCGAGCTGTGCTGTGTG GGTGTGGAACACACATGCTCTCTGGTCTGTGGCTACAAGCTCAACTGTGGCCTCCACCGCTGCCAAGAGCTCTGTCACCGTGGGAACTGCCAACCCTGCTGGCAAACCA GTTTTGATGAGCTGGCGTGCCACTGTGGGGGGACTGTCCTGTTCCCCCCAATCGCCTGTGGCACCAAGCCCTTAGAGTGTAAGAACCTGTGTACCAGGAGGCACAAGTGTGACCACCAAG TGTTCCATAATTGCCACAGTGAGGAGAAGTGCCCACCCTGTACTTACCTCACTCAGAAGTGGTGCATGGGAAAGCATGAG CGAAGGAGCAACATTCCGTGCCACCTGCAGGACATCTCCTGTGGTCTGACCTGCAACAAGGTGCTGCTGTGTGACCTCCACCGCTGCCACCGCATCTGCCACCGGGGAGAATGTCTGGCCAAGGACGCCTGCCGCCAGCCCTGTGTGCTGCCCCGTGCCGACTGTGGCCACCCCTGCAACGCCCCTTGCCACAAGGGCACCAGTTGCCCGCGCAACACCTGCGCTGCCAAG GTGGCGCTACAGTGTGACTGCGGCCGGAGAAAGGAAACGGTAGTGTGCACGGAGGCAGCCAGTGCCCATCAGAG GTATGCAGCCATTGCCATGGCCAGTAAGCTGTCTGACATGCAGCTGGGTGACTCGGTAGACATCGGTCTCATCACTAAGAAGGAGATGAAACAGGCCAA GTTGGAGTGTGATGAAGGGTGTGCTGCACTGGAAAGGAACAG GCGATTGGCTGTGGCCCTGCAGAGTTACCCTTCAGTGGACCCCTTCAACATCcgcacctcctcctccacttatAGTGACAGCCTCCGAGGAGATGCCAG AAAAGATTTGAAGTTTGTCAGCGAGGTTGAAGAGGAGATCAAGAATCTGGTTGAGTTGGCCAGCAAG GGTAAACTGTCCAAGAGGAGCCACTGCTTCCCCCCAATGAACAGAGAGCACAGGAAGATAGTCCACGAGCTGGCTGAGGTCTACAACGTAGAGAGCGTGAGCTACGACAGCGAGCCCAAACGCAACGTGGTTATTACCGCCATCAG GGGGAAGTCTGCCTGTCCTAACTCAACACTGACGtccctgatagagagagatacaggggtcTCAAGGGCACCCCCACCCATTGCCCATATCAAACATAGCAA GACTGATGGTGTGAGCAGCTGGTCCAAGGCAGTCAAAGAAGAGCCGGCAATCGACTACTTCGATGTCCAGGATTAA